The Pecten maximus chromosome 11, xPecMax1.1, whole genome shotgun sequence genome has a segment encoding these proteins:
- the LOC117337205 gene encoding D-aspartate oxidase-like: MVTIIVIGAGVVGLSSAVSIQRALPGVKVKVVADRFHDETTSIGAGGIFVPTTTNVPGVPIEILKRWCETSWSAYSQMATSDLASTTGQTVSHGYLLLRTKMTEAPLYASMVYSFREMWPEELTRLGVYENFRFGYEITTIITNMRKYLTWLMTQFTKNGGEVEKRKIGSLSELFGQCDIVVNCSGLGSQELCGDKLLHPVRGQLIKVKAPWVRDWVYTDAMAQIFPSDDFTVIGGVKDKDNRSMTPDPSVRQGILDRCLRFWPALKGAEIIGDWVGLRPMRVPVRLEKEALRLPEGILNVVHNYGHGSNGVALSWGTAVEATEMVKDLVSKIPPSKL, translated from the exons ATGGTTACCATCATCGTGATTGGTGCTGGAGTGGTGGGGCTATCGTCAGCGGTCTCTATCCAACGGGCACTGCCGggggtcaaggttaaggtcgTGGCTGACAGGTTCCATGACGAAACAACAAGCATTGGAGCTGGAGGAATCTTCGTTCCTACAACAACAAACGTCCCCGGAGTACCTATTGAAATTCTAAA GCGATGGTGTGAGACGTCGTGGAGCGCCTACTCTCAGATGGCCACTTCTGACCTAGCGAGCACCACTGGTCAAACAGTATCGCATGGGTATTTACTCCTCAGAACAAAGATGACAGAG GCACCCTTGTATGCCAGTATGGTGTACTCTTTCCGGGAAATGTGGCCAGAGGAACTTACTCGACTTGGAGTCTACGAAAACTTCAG ATTCGGATATGAGATAACGACAATCATAACAAATATGAGGAAATACCTGACCTGGCTGATGACTCA ATTCACAAAAAATGGTGGCGAAGTAGAAAAGAGAAAAATAGGAAGCCTCAGTgaa CTGTTTGGTCAGTGCGACATAGTGGTCAACTGTTCTGGTCTGGGTAGTCAAGAGCTATGTGGAGACAAGCTCCTTCACCCAGTTCGAGGACAGCTGATCAAG GTGAAGGCACCTTGGGTAAGGGATTGGGTCTACACCGACGCAATGGCACAGATATTTCCAAG TGACGATTTTACCGTGATCGGAGGGGTGAAGGATAAGGACAATAGGTCGATGACGCCGGATCCGTCCGTCAGACAAGGGATTCTGGACAGGTGCCTCCGTTTTTGGCCTGCATTAAAG GGCGCGGAGATTATAGGAGACTGGGTAGGCCTGAGACCCATGAGAGTACCAGTCAGGCTCGAAAAGGAGGCCCTCCGTTTACCGGAAGGAATTCTAAAT GTAGTACATAACTATGGTCATGGTTCCAACGGCGTTGCTTTAAGCTGGGGAACCGCTGTGGAGGCGACTGAAATGGTTAAAGATCTTGTTTCCAAAATACCACCATCGAAACTCTGA
- the LOC117337201 gene encoding D-aspartate oxidase-like: MKPKIAVIGAGVVGLSTAINIETIIPGCDITIIADRFEADTTSIGAGGIFRPTEKAIPGVPADTIRRWSQDSWDFFSKLALSDLGSTTGHTVMPGYIFSQEKIENPIYEDIIFSCRELSQKELAKLNMSQYRHGYQLTSIIVQMSKYLPWLMEKFVRNGGKILKRKVNDLKEFQGGPYDVVVNCTGLGSQELVNDKIIHPVRGQLIRLEAPWINFWIYTDHGAYVLPNAEYVAIGGVRQEGRSDLAVDAEDRKGILERCYDMWPPLKGGKIIGEWVGLRPTRKPLRLEKESIRLPGGILKVVHNYGHGAHGITLSWGTGKEAARLVKEMIYGSVHAKL; the protein is encoded by the exons ATGAAGCCAAAGATAGCAGTTATAGGAGCAGGAGTGGTAGGCCTGTCGACCGCCATCAACATCGAAACTATAATACCAGGATGCGACATTACCATCATAGCTGACAGATTTGAAGCCGACACCACAAGTATAGGAGCCGGTGGTATCTTTAGACCAACAGAGAAGGCAATACCGGGCGTACCTGCCGACACTATTAG GCGATGGTCTCAGGACTCGTGGGATTTCTTCTCCAAGCTTGCACTATCTGATCTAGGTAGTACGACGGGCCACACCGTAATGCCAGGTTACATATTTAGCCAAGAGAAGATAGAG AATCCTATCTATGAAGACATCATATTTAGCTGTAGAGAGCTCTCTCAAAAGGAGCTTGCAAAACTGAACATGTCACAGTACAG aCACGGCTACCAGTTAACGAGTATAATAGTACAGATGTCGAAATACCTGCCCTGGTTAATGGAAAA ATTTGTAAGGAATGGTGGGAAGATACTGAAAAGGAAAGTCAACGATTTGAAGGAG TTCCAGGGAGGTCCATATGATGTCGTCGTCAATTGTACAGGGCTAGGAAGTCAGGAGCTTGTGAACGACAAAATTATACACCCAGTCCGTGGGCAGCTTATCAGG TTGGAAGCTCCATGGATAAACTTCTGGATATACACGGACCATGGTGCATACGTTTTACCCAA CGCTGAGTATGTGGCGATAGGAGGAGTTAGACAGGAAGGCAGGTCAGATCTAGCGGTGGACGCAGAGGACCGGAAGGGAATCCTAGAACGGTGCTACGACATGTGGCcgccactgaag GGTGGTAAAATTATTGGCGAATGGGTAGGGTTAAGGCCCACTCGAAAACCGCTGAGACTAGAAAAGGAATCAATACGTCTACCGGGTGGTATTCTCAAG GTTGTCCATAACTATGGTCACGGAGCTCACGGTATAACATTAAGTTGGGGTACCGGTAAAGAAGCTGCCAGACTAGTCAAAGAGATGATATACGGATCCGTTCATGCTAAACTCTGA